The Pseudomonadota bacterium sequence GGGGAGCGAGACGGCCTTGGGGGGCACGAGCTCGTCTTTGCCCCAGGCTCGCGATTTCGCAACCACAACGGAGTCCGGCTTGCGCTCCGATTCCGCCGGGCCCACCCGTACCCCCTGGCGAAGACGGCTCCGCCGCAACGTGCCATTCAATCGTATGGCCGACGCTCGAGTCAGCCCTTCCGACTGGCCACCCGAGCCGGCATCCCCAACCACGGTGGATCCCGACAGGCTCGCGCGCGCGCTTCGGAAGCTGTGCGGCTGGATGCCTCGCGGCACGGCCAAGAAGTACGCCCGCTGGAGCCTCGAGTACGCGCGCGAGTTCGGCGAGGATCCCTTCATGCTGGGCGCCATGATCCACCGGCTCGGACGCTGCCGCGCGGAACGCGAGGAGCTCGACGGGCTCGGGCTGACCCTTATCGCCCCGGCGATGTACCGGAGGGGCTTTCGGGGCCGTGCCTATCGCTATTGGGTGTGGCACAACGGCAGTTGGCACGAGCGAGCGCGTCGCTTCGAGCGCTTCTCCTTCAATCCCTGGCAGCTCAAGCGCGCCGAGCCCAACATCTACTTCGCCGCCGGCTTGCTTTCGGTGTGGAGGGAACAGGCGACCAGCCTCGAGATCAGCTTCGAGCAGACTCCCCACCGACACTACGTGTCGCACTTCTTCTGGGGCGATCGCGTGAAGAGCTCCCGCCCCGAGGATCGGGTACTGACCGACCGCCGCCGCTTGCTCGAGTACTACGGGAAGCCCATTCCGCCGCCCCCGCTTTCGCGCGCGGGATTGCTGCTGGGGCCACCACTCGACGGTGCGCCGCGGGTCGTCAGCAGCGCGCTGGGCGCCGATCGGGGCGGTCGTCGTCGTCATCGGGGCATCGACGTGGAGTCCGAGCTCGGCGAGCCCGTACGGGCGATCGCGGACGGAAAGGTCAATTTCTCGGGTGTGGGGCTCAAGCGCCGGGGCAGCAAGCTGCAGCTGCGTCCAAAGCGCACCAATCGCTACAATCGGCGCAGGCTCGGGCGCTCCGGCCGCTACGTCTGCATCGTGCACAAGGGCGGCTCCAGGGGCCCGCTGCAGTCCTGCTACATGCATCTTGAAAGCGTGCGCGTGGTCGTGGGCCAGAAGGTGCGGCGCGGACAGGCCGTAGGAACCGTAGGTCGCACAGGCATGCAGCGCTCGGCTCCTCACCTGCACTTGCAGATAAACAACGACAAGCGGCTGATCGATGGGCTCGAGCTGCTGCGGGGTCACTTGATCGGCCGGCCCCAGGACGATCCCAGGCTCCCGCACGTCCGGCGCGAGATGCGACGCCGCCGCAGACAGGCTCGCCGGCACGCCGCGATGGCTGCTGCGGCGCAGCGGGCGGATCGGTAGTTCCACCGCAGTTGCACTCGAGTGACCGTTCAGGCCCCGGTTACGCATCCGGTGCTTTGCACGAAGCGCGTGATGGGTTATCTTGCGCGCCCTACTTGTCGGCTTGACGCACCCCATCGGAGTAGGCGCCGGCCGCACAGATAGGCGCTTAGGAGGATCGCATGTCGTATGGCAGGTTGG is a genomic window containing:
- a CDS encoding M23 family metallopeptidase, whose amino-acid sequence is MTGARGFWIVIVVGMGHRFVLVLILVLVLPGVLALGHLSCPIARAEQGSTPLMSSVAPAEPTAMSSGVLEPIASGAAAGSETALGGTSSSLPQARDFATTTESGLRSDSAGPTRTPWRRRLRRNVPFNRMADARVSPSDWPPEPASPTTVDPDRLARALRKLCGWMPRGTAKKYARWSLEYAREFGEDPFMLGAMIHRLGRCRAEREELDGLGLTLIAPAMYRRGFRGRAYRYWVWHNGSWHERARRFERFSFNPWQLKRAEPNIYFAAGLLSVWREQATSLEISFEQTPHRHYVSHFFWGDRVKSSRPEDRVLTDRRRLLEYYGKPIPPPPLSRAGLLLGPPLDGAPRVVSSALGADRGGRRRHRGIDVESELGEPVRAIADGKVNFSGVGLKRRGSKLQLRPKRTNRYNRRRLGRSGRYVCIVHKGGSRGPLQSCYMHLESVRVVVGQKVRRGQAVGTVGRTGMQRSAPHLHLQINNDKRLIDGLELLRGHLIGRPQDDPRLPHVRREMRRRRRQARRHAAMAAAAQRADR